Proteins found in one Triticum aestivum cultivar Chinese Spring chromosome 4D, IWGSC CS RefSeq v2.1, whole genome shotgun sequence genomic segment:
- the LOC123099041 gene encoding uncharacterized protein isoform X2 has translation MEQPKAGDGAPQQRQKKSSAAKKAKKGDSGGARPAIKPKKDLQVNRLNGSQLLTVPDFLTSAEAKAFVDVAESMGFTHQGSLGPLKGEAYRDNDRISVTDPLLAQTLWESGINRIFMDINISGKAATGLNPNIRLYRYVEGQRFGRHIDESVHLGDGSRTQYTLLVYLSGKGSAKDSQALVGGETVFYDHRGGIVAEVAPVQGMALLHLHGARCMLHEARVVKKNVKYVLRSDVVFA, from the exons ATGGAGCAACCCAAGGCAGGAGACGGCGCTCCGCAGCAGCGCCAGAAGAAATCCTCCGCTGCCAAGAAGGCGAAGAAGGGCGACAGCGGCGGGGCACGGCCAGCGATAAAGCCCAAGAAGGACCTCCAGGTCAATCGCCTCAATGGCTCCCAGCTCCTCACC GTCCCTGACTTCCTCACTTCCGCTGAGGCGAAGGCTTTCGTCGACGTCGCTGAATCCATGGGCTTCACGCACCAGGGCAGCCTTGGGCCACTCAAGGGGGAGGCTTACAGAGACAATGACCGGATATCTGTCACGGACCCCCTGCTCGCTCAAACGCTGTGGGAATCAGGGATAAACAGGATATTCATGGACATCAACATCTCCGGCAAAGCAGCAACCGGCTTGAACCCAAATATCAGGCTTTACAG gtacgttGAAGGTCAGCGCTTTGGTAGGCATATCGATGAGAGCGTCCACCTTGGGGATGGTTCGAGGACACAGTATACATTGCTGGTGTACCTTTCTGGAAAGGGAAGCGCGAAGGATTCGCAAGCTCTTGTTGGAGGGGAGACTGTCTTTTATGATCACCGAGGTGGAATTGTTGCTGAG GTTGCTCCCGTGCAAGGAATGGCTCTGCTCCATCTACATGGCGCCAGGTGCATGCTGCATGAAGCTCGCGTTGTGAAAAAGAACGTAAAGTACGTGCTCCGTTCAGACGTCGTGTTTGCTTAG
- the LOC123099041 gene encoding uncharacterized protein isoform X1 has protein sequence MPPPAPDRKRRPPMEQPEAGDGAPQQRQKKSSAAKKAKKGGATGSGSGGAWPAVKPKKDLQVNRLKGTQLLTVPDFLTSAEAKAFVDVAESMGFTHQGSLGPLKGEAYRDNDRISVTDPLLAQTLWESGINRIFMDINISGKAATGLNPNIRLYRYVEGQRFGRHIDESVHLGDGSRTQYTLLVYLSGKGSAKDSQALVGGETVFYDHRGGIVAEVAPVQGMALLHLHGARCMLHEARVVKKNVKYVLRSDVVFA, from the exons ATGCCACCACCGGCGCCGGACCGGAAGAGGCGACCACCCATGGAGCAACCCGAGGCAGGAGACGGCGCTCCGCAGCAGCGCCAGAAGAAATCCTCCGCCGCCAAGAAGGCGAAGAAGGGCGGCGCtaccggcagcggcagcggcggggcaTGGCCGGCGGTAAAGCCCAAGAAGGACCTCCAGGTCAATCGCCTCAAGGGCACCCAGCTCCTCACC GTCCCTGACTTCCTCACTTCCGCTGAGGCGAAGGCTTTCGTCGACGTCGCTGAATCCATGGGCTTCACGCACCAGGGCAGCCTTGGGCCACTCAAGGGGGAGGCTTACAGAGACAATGACCGGATATCTGTCACGGACCCCCTGCTCGCTCAAACGCTGTGGGAATCAGGGATAAACAGGATATTCATGGACATCAACATCTCCGGCAAAGCAGCAACCGGCTTGAACCCAAATATCAGGCTTTACAG gtacgttGAAGGTCAGCGCTTTGGTAGGCATATCGATGAGAGCGTCCACCTTGGGGATGGTTCGAGGACACAGTATACATTGCTGGTGTACCTTTCTGGAAAGGGAAGCGCGAAGGATTCGCAAGCTCTTGTTGGAGGGGAGACTGTCTTTTATGATCACCGAGGTGGAATTGTTGCTGAG GTTGCTCCCGTGCAAGGAATGGCTCTGCTCCATCTACATGGCGCCAGGTGCATGCTGCATGAAGCTCGCGTTGTGAAAAAGAACGTAAAGTACGTGCTCCGTTCAGACGTCGTGTTTGCTTAG
- the LOC123099042 gene encoding hydroxymethylglutaryl-CoA synthase — MAAERVKDVGILAMDIYFPPNCVLQEELEAHDGVSKGKYTIGLGQDSMAFCTEVEDVISMSLTVVKTLLKNYNIDPKCIGRLEVGSETVIDKSKSIKTWLMQIFEECGNTDIEGVDSSNACYGGTAALFNCVNWVESNSWDGRYGLVVCTDSAVYAEGPARPTGGAAAIAMLIGPNAPISLESKFRGSHMAHVYDFYKPDLASEYPVVDGKLSQTCYLMALDSCYKTFCKRYEKIEGKPFSIVDADSFVFHSPYNKLVQKSFARLYYNDFLRSCSIVDKDSREKLEPYSGLSSEESYQSRDLEKVCQQVAKPLYDTKVQPTTLIPKQLGNMYTASLYAAFASVVHNKRDALVGQRIVMFSYGSGMTSTMFSFKINECQHPFSLSNIANILDISNKLESRHVVPPKKFVEALKLMEHRYGAKDFVTSQDTRLLVPGTYYLTLVDSMYRRFYAVKGDAAATPALGNAALGGDPHREAVWDALFPGALREFARVRDAGVLDPLCMVLDTCCSGDGGRGRVEELCHEDLGLPVLVELVATASRLGHKEEWLEWLLFKICVEEEKFEALFAALDSTDGGESGNGFNANHAFLMGTLSKCLTERPEEVSVSNSFALHVLNIQKHAAETVDFTCRGSSELPTGLPGIDVLGYSLVLLKDICAWEPSSSLQAEPSSSGTEAPVDSPLQAEPSSSGTEAPVDSLLQAGLIKRLLKYLGELEPPSTIRKAMAKEQGDQQPAFATAKVCPYNGYRRDLVAVIANCLHGRKQVQDEVRQLNGIMLLLQQCVIDEGNAYLREWGLLAVKYLLEENEENQKEVSELQMQEPILTPEVAELGLRVEIDKKTGHPKLVNSS; from the exons ATGGCGGCGGAGAGGGTCAAGGACGTCGGCATCCTCGCCATGGACATCTACTTCCCGCCCAACTGCGTCCTCCAG GAAGAATTGGAAGCTCATGATGGCGTGAGCAAAGGGAAGTACACCATTGGGCTTGGGCAGGATAGCATGGCCTTTTGCACTGAAGTGGAGGATGTCATTTCAATGAG CTTGACAGTGGTGAAGACTCTCCTGAAAAATTATAACATCGATCCAAAGTGCATTGGTCGTTTGGAAGTTGGCAGTGAAACTGTAATAGACAAGAGCAAGTCTATAAAGACATGGTTGATGCAAATATTTGAG GAGTGTGGCAATACTGATATTGAAGGAGTTGATTCCTCAAACGCATGTTATGGTGGAACAGCTGCTTTGTTTAATTGTGTTAATTGGGTTGAGAGCAACTCATGGGATGGACGTTATGGGCTCGTTGTTTGCACAGACAGCGCG GTTTATGCTGAAGGGCCGGCTCGTCCTACTGGCGGTGCAGCTGCTATTGCAATGCTGATTGGACCAAATGCTCCTATTTCATTGGAAAGCAAATTTAGAGGGTCACATATGGCACATGTTTATGACTTTTACAAGCCTGATCTTGCGAGCGAATATCCG GTGGTCGATGGGAAGCTGTCACAGACATGCTATCTCATGGCACTGGATTCCTGCTACAAGACCTTTTGCAAAAG GTACGAAAAGATTGAAGGGAAGCCATTTTCAATCGTCGACGCAGATTCTTTTGTATTTCATTCTCCATACAACAAG CTTGTACAGAAAAGTTTTGCTCGTTTATACTACAATGACTTCTTGAGAAGCTGCAG CATTGTTGACAAAGACTCGAGAGAAAAATTGGAGCCCTACTCGGGCCTGTCATCCGAAGAAAGCTATCAGAGTCGGGACCTTGAGAAG GTTTGTCAGCAAGTTGCGAAGCCTCTGTATGATACCAAGGTTCAACCAACAACATTGATCCCAAAGCAACTCGGGAACATGTATACGGCGTCACTCTATGCTGCTTTTGCATCAGTTGTCCACAATAAACGCGATGCTCTG GTGGGCCAGAGGATCGTCATGTTCTCTTACGGCAGTGGCATGACATCGACAATGTTCTCCTTCAAAATCAACGAATGCCAGCATCCGTTCAGCCTATCAAACATTGCAAACATACTGGATATCTCCAACAAGTTGGAGTCTAGGCATGTG GTTCCGCCGAAGAAATTCGTCGAGGCACTGAAGCTGATGGAGCACCGCTACGGCGCCAAGGACTTCGTCACCAGCCAGGACACGCGCTTGCTCGTCCCAGGCACCTACTACCTCACCCTTGTCGACTCCATGTACCGCCGGTTCTACGCCGTGAAAGGCGACGCTGCCGCCACTCCG GCGCTGGGCAACGCCGCGCTCGGCGGGGACCCGCACCGCGAGGCCGTCTGGGACGCGCTCTTCCCGGGCGCGCTGCGGGAGTTCGCGAGGGTCCGGGACGCCGGCGTCCTCGACCCGCTCTGCATGGTGCTCGACACCTgctgctccggcgacggcggccgcgGGAGGGTCGAGGAGCTGTGCCATGAGGACCTGGGGCTGCCCGTGCTCGTCGAACTCGTCGCCACCGCCTCCCGAT TGGGGCACAAGGAAGAATGGTTGGAGTGGCTTCTCTTCAAAATCTGTGTTGAGGAGGAAAAGTTTGAAGCCTTGTTTGCAGCCCTAGATTCAACTGATGGTGGTGAATCTGGAAATGGGTTCAATGCTAACCATGCATTTCTTATGGGTACGTTGTCAAAGTGTTTGACTGAACGACCTGAAGAAGTTAGTGTCTCGAACAGTTTCGCTCTTCATGTTCTCAATATACAGAAGCATGCTGCTGAGACTGTGGATTTTACTTGCCGAGGTAGCTCTGAGCTTCCAACTGGTCTCCCTGGAATTGATGTCCTTGGATATTCATTAGTGCTCTTGAAGGACATATGTGCTTGGGAACCCTCTTCATCGTTGCAGGCTGAGCCCTCTTCATCGGGGACTGAAGCACCTGTTGACTCACCGTTGCAGGCTGAGCCCTCTTCATCGGGGACTGAAGCACCTGTTGACTCACTGTTGCAGGCTGGTCTTATAAAACGCCTCTTAAAATACCTAGGTGAGCTTGAGCCCCCAAGTACAATCAGGAAAGCGATGGCAAAGGAACAAGGAGATCAACAGCCAGCTTTTGCAACTGCAAAGGTCTGCCCATACAATGGTTACAGGAGAGATTTGGTGGCTGTCATTGCCAATTGCTTGCATGGAAGGAAACAGGTGCAGGATGAGGTTAGGCAGCTGAATGGGATTATGTTACTGTTGCAGCAGTGTGTCATTGATGAAGGGAATGCATACTTGAGGGAGTGGGGTCTGCTAGCTGTGAAATATTTGCTTGAAGAAAACGAGGAAAATCAGAAGGAGGTATCTGAGCTTCAGATGCAAGAACCTATTCTAACTCCAGAGGTCGCAGAGTTAGGCCTAAGAGTGGAGATCGACAAGAAAACGGGTCATCCAAAGCTGGTCAATTCCTCCTGA